A region from the Corallococcus caeni genome encodes:
- a CDS encoding DEAD/DEAH box helicase, with amino-acid sequence MKAPPPPAAPETPTFDSLGLKPELVEALTSLGYEEPTPIQAAALPPLLAQKDLLGIAATGTGKTAAFSLPLLQHLKPGAAGPHSTSALVLVPTRELAMQVSEAIHRYGQKLGVSVLPLYGGQEIGRQLRVLKRGVDVIVATPGRALDHLRRKTMKLNQVRTVVLDEADEMLDMGFADDLEAILSETPEERQTALFSATLPPRIASIAERHLHEPVRVRIEKEKLEAGEMPRVRQTAYIVPRAFKIATLGRVLDLESPTAAIVFCRTRTEVDELTTSLNGRGWRAHALHGGMSQEQRDRVIKQFKSQAADLLIATDVAARGLDIPRLTHVVNFDVPNAPEAYVHRIGRTGRAGREGVAITLLEPREHRLLRNIERLTGQRIEVTAVPTVSDLRARRLEMIRSSLRETLVGGELDGFRGIAEDLSSEFSVMDVAAAAIKLLQEKEDEGKESTEQDIPQVSAPTERKFPRPERSGPPGRGGERSERPARAPRQDREERGGDRAAPARPQRAPEWNVTRLFIGAGRTAGMRPADLVGAIAGEAGLESSRIGAIHIADMYSIVEVPEPDAARIISALKGSTLRGRKVTVRRDTRD; translated from the coding sequence GTGAAAGCTCCCCCGCCTCCTGCTGCCCCCGAAACCCCCACCTTCGACTCCCTCGGACTCAAGCCCGAGCTCGTCGAGGCGCTGACGTCGCTCGGCTACGAAGAGCCGACCCCCATCCAGGCCGCCGCGCTCCCGCCGCTGCTCGCCCAGAAGGACCTGCTGGGCATCGCCGCCACGGGCACCGGCAAGACGGCCGCGTTCTCGCTGCCGCTGCTCCAGCACCTGAAGCCGGGCGCCGCCGGGCCGCACAGCACCTCCGCGCTGGTGCTGGTGCCCACGCGTGAACTGGCCATGCAGGTCTCCGAGGCCATCCACCGCTACGGCCAGAAGCTGGGCGTCAGCGTGCTCCCGCTCTACGGCGGCCAGGAGATTGGCCGGCAGCTGCGCGTGCTCAAGCGCGGCGTGGACGTCATCGTCGCCACGCCGGGCCGCGCGCTGGATCACCTGCGCCGCAAGACGATGAAGCTGAACCAGGTGCGCACGGTGGTCCTGGACGAAGCGGACGAGATGCTCGACATGGGCTTCGCGGACGACCTGGAGGCCATCCTCTCCGAGACGCCCGAGGAGCGGCAGACGGCGCTGTTCTCCGCCACCCTGCCCCCGCGCATCGCCAGCATCGCGGAGCGCCACCTGCACGAGCCGGTGCGCGTGCGCATCGAGAAGGAGAAGCTGGAGGCCGGGGAGATGCCCCGCGTCCGGCAGACGGCCTACATCGTGCCGCGCGCGTTCAAGATCGCCACGCTGGGGCGCGTGCTGGACCTGGAGTCCCCCACCGCCGCCATCGTGTTCTGCCGCACGCGCACGGAGGTGGATGAGCTCACCACGTCCCTCAACGGCCGGGGCTGGCGCGCGCACGCGTTGCACGGCGGCATGAGCCAGGAGCAGCGCGACCGCGTCATCAAGCAGTTCAAGTCGCAGGCGGCGGACCTGCTCATCGCCACCGACGTGGCGGCGCGAGGCCTGGACATCCCCCGGCTGACGCACGTGGTGAACTTCGACGTGCCCAACGCGCCGGAGGCCTACGTGCACCGCATCGGCCGCACGGGCCGCGCGGGCCGCGAGGGCGTGGCCATCACCCTGCTGGAGCCCCGTGAGCACCGGCTCCTGCGCAACATCGAGCGGCTCACCGGCCAGCGCATCGAGGTCACCGCGGTCCCCACCGTGTCCGACCTGCGCGCGCGCAGGCTGGAGATGATCCGCTCGTCGCTGCGCGAGACGCTGGTGGGCGGCGAATTGGATGGGTTCCGCGGCATCGCGGAGGACCTGTCCAGCGAGTTCAGCGTCATGGACGTGGCCGCCGCCGCCATCAAGCTCCTCCAGGAGAAGGAGGACGAGGGCAAGGAGTCCACCGAGCAGGACATCCCCCAGGTGTCCGCGCCGACGGAGCGGAAGTTCCCGCGTCCGGAGCGCTCCGGGCCTCCGGGCCGCGGCGGTGAGCGCTCCGAGCGCCCGGCGCGCGCCCCCCGCCAGGACCGGGAAGAGCGCGGCGGCGACCGGGCAGCCCCCGCGCGGCCGCAGCGCGCGCCGGAGTGGAACGTCACGCGCCTGTTCATCGGCGCGGGCCGCACCGCGGGCATGCGGCCGGCGGACCTCGTGGGCGCCATCGCGGGCGAGGCGGGGCTCGAGTCCTCGCGCATCGGCGCGATCCACATCGCGGACATGTACTCCATCGTGGAGGTGCCGGAGCCGGATGCCGCGCGCATCATCTCCGCGCTGAAGGGCTCCACGCTGCGCGGCCGCAAGGTGACCGTGCGCCGCGACACCCGCGACTGA
- a CDS encoding sporulation protein, producing the protein MPFMKMLARLGIGSARVDTRLEHDTARAGGDLRGLVHVQGGHTPQRIDRIDLHLMAQYLQRDNDRRSALNAVVRTWRISNPFTLQPREERELPFSLRLPAHTPITERGTPVWIKTALDIDNALNPEDSDRIHVLPHPSLQTVLDAVLHLGFQWRNAYCEAGSPLGRDEPFVQELEFHSGPAWQGPPRTLCLLPFPQEDGLELILDLDRGPRGLTSLLEGTALEGGRRQRLVLSSTDLSAGTGAVAARLASHLRGGA; encoded by the coding sequence ATGCCCTTCATGAAGATGCTCGCCCGCCTCGGGATTGGCAGCGCGCGCGTGGACACCCGCCTGGAGCACGACACCGCGCGCGCGGGCGGCGACCTGCGCGGGCTCGTCCACGTGCAGGGCGGCCACACGCCCCAGCGGATCGACCGCATCGACCTGCACCTGATGGCGCAGTACCTCCAGCGCGACAACGACCGCCGCAGCGCGCTCAACGCCGTCGTGCGCACCTGGCGCATCTCCAACCCCTTCACCCTCCAGCCCCGCGAGGAGCGCGAGCTCCCCTTCTCCCTGCGCCTCCCCGCCCACACGCCCATCACCGAGCGCGGCACGCCCGTGTGGATCAAGACGGCGCTCGACATCGACAACGCCCTCAACCCCGAGGACAGCGACCGCATCCACGTCCTGCCCCACCCGTCCCTCCAGACCGTGCTCGACGCCGTGCTGCACCTGGGCTTCCAGTGGCGCAACGCCTACTGCGAAGCCGGCTCCCCGCTGGGACGCGACGAGCCCTTCGTCCAGGAACTGGAGTTCCACTCCGGCCCGGCATGGCAGGGCCCGCCGCGCACGCTCTGCCTCCTGCCGTTCCCCCAGGAGGACGGGCTGGAGCTGATCCTCGACCTGGACCGGGGCCCCCGGGGCCTCACGTCCCTCCTGGAGGGCACGGCGCTGGAGGGGGGCCGACGCCAGCGACTGGTCCTGTCCTCCACGGACCTGTCCGCGGGGACAGGGGCCGTCGCGGCGCGGCTGGCGTCGCACCTGCGCGGCGGGGCCTGA
- a CDS encoding Gfo/Idh/MocA family protein, with protein MAQGTSRRVRYAVVGAGNLTQVAILPAFQHAEENSELVALISSDAEKRDVLQKKYGVEHVGSYDQFEQVLRESKADAVYIVLPNTLHRAFTERAARIGVHVLCEKPMATSVEDCEAMIRVTNENDVKLMVAYRLHFEEANLRAIELVRSGRLGDPLVFTGTLTQQVRGGDIRTREDVGGGALLDEGPYPINAARYLFRDEPREVFAFTAGGRDGRFHGVDASAFALLRFPNGRVAQFAISHEASAVSSYRLVGTEGDLQVKHGFGYGTDLEHVLTVGGETETRTFKNSDQFAPELVYFSQCILEDREPEPNGIEGLADVRVIVALQESARTNKPVKLAPFEKPKRPTLDQLIVKPAVEPPEPVNAPAPAEG; from the coding sequence ATGGCCCAGGGGACGTCCAGGCGGGTGCGGTACGCGGTGGTGGGGGCGGGCAACCTCACGCAGGTGGCCATCCTCCCGGCGTTCCAGCACGCGGAGGAGAACTCGGAGCTGGTGGCCCTCATCTCCTCCGACGCGGAGAAGCGGGACGTGCTCCAGAAGAAGTACGGCGTGGAGCACGTGGGCAGCTACGACCAGTTCGAACAGGTGCTGCGCGAGTCGAAGGCGGACGCGGTCTACATCGTGTTGCCCAACACGCTGCACCGGGCCTTCACGGAGCGTGCGGCGCGCATCGGGGTGCACGTCCTCTGCGAGAAGCCGATGGCGACGTCGGTGGAGGACTGCGAGGCGATGATCCGCGTCACGAACGAGAACGACGTGAAGCTGATGGTCGCGTACCGGTTGCACTTCGAGGAGGCGAACCTCCGCGCCATCGAGCTGGTGCGCTCCGGGCGGCTGGGGGATCCGCTGGTGTTCACGGGGACGCTCACGCAGCAGGTGCGCGGAGGGGACATCCGGACGCGCGAGGACGTGGGGGGCGGGGCGCTGCTGGACGAGGGGCCGTATCCCATCAACGCCGCGCGCTACCTGTTCCGCGACGAGCCGCGCGAGGTGTTCGCGTTCACGGCCGGTGGACGGGACGGGCGGTTCCACGGGGTGGACGCGTCGGCGTTCGCGTTGCTGCGCTTCCCGAACGGGCGGGTGGCGCAGTTCGCCATCAGCCACGAGGCCTCCGCGGTGTCGAGCTACCGGCTGGTGGGCACGGAAGGCGACCTCCAGGTGAAGCACGGCTTCGGCTACGGCACGGACCTCGAGCACGTGCTCACGGTGGGCGGGGAGACGGAGACGCGGACGTTCAAGAACAGCGACCAGTTCGCGCCGGAGCTCGTCTACTTCTCCCAGTGCATCCTGGAGGACCGGGAGCCGGAGCCCAACGGCATCGAAGGTCTGGCGGACGTGCGCGTCATCGTCGCGCTCCAGGAGTCCGCGCGCACGAACAAGCCCGTGAAGCTGGCTCCGTTCGAGAAGCCGAAGCGGCCCACGCTGGATCAGCTCATCGTCAAGCCAGCGGTGGAGCCGCCAGAGCCCGTGAACGCACCGGCTCCGGCGGAGGGGTAG
- the sitA5 gene encoding SitA5 family polymorphic toxin → MRSRWLIPLLLTLLSGCGSATRTVRLDLGTGASSVFTPRSSTQPVALDAADFKEGVKALARVARPSARPQEAARRLFEVGPRSGSYLYDPRTRRVTALGPGEHLEGEGPQADVELTRAYLRWCERTSRDGDCLRLLVDGPTVTGDGRYALAMALAQGVVRDEMMDAFKGMANPESLLAAVLWTWTTYMILLAVPEPVSKGIAAVMTATLIAYVGVDTFWSLIVGFKQLVEAADRATTFDELRVEGERYGKVMGRNAARAFALLATAAIGGTAPGLAARLPQFPGAALAAVQAESQLGVRLAAIGGVETVAVSAESITIAMAPGAVAMAANGGRAGGTRAWASFSGFKKAMGPAGPGQEWHHIVEQTPGNVKRFGPQAVHNPGNVIPLEKALHSRISSFYSTIRRELTGSSLTVRQWLSTQSYEAQREFGLQAIEKFSKGIWR, encoded by the coding sequence ATGCGGTCACGCTGGCTGATTCCGCTGCTGCTCACCCTCTTGTCCGGATGCGGAAGCGCCACGCGAACGGTCCGCCTGGATTTGGGGACTGGTGCTTCCAGCGTGTTCACTCCTCGCTCCAGCACGCAGCCGGTCGCCCTGGATGCGGCTGACTTCAAGGAAGGCGTCAAGGCGCTGGCTCGCGTCGCACGTCCGTCCGCTCGCCCCCAGGAAGCCGCACGTCGGCTGTTCGAGGTCGGACCGCGTAGCGGCTCGTACCTGTACGACCCGCGCACGCGTCGCGTCACCGCACTGGGGCCGGGCGAGCACCTGGAGGGAGAAGGGCCACAGGCGGACGTTGAGCTGACGCGTGCATACCTGCGTTGGTGCGAGCGGACCTCCAGGGACGGCGACTGCCTGCGCCTGTTGGTCGACGGTCCCACTGTCACAGGCGATGGCCGTTACGCCCTGGCCATGGCCCTCGCGCAAGGAGTCGTGCGGGACGAGATGATGGATGCGTTCAAGGGCATGGCCAATCCGGAGTCCCTGCTGGCGGCCGTCCTGTGGACGTGGACCACGTACATGATCTTGCTGGCGGTGCCTGAGCCGGTCTCGAAGGGGATCGCCGCCGTGATGACCGCCACGCTCATTGCGTACGTAGGCGTCGACACCTTCTGGAGCCTCATCGTCGGGTTCAAACAATTGGTGGAAGCCGCGGACCGGGCCACCACGTTCGACGAGCTGCGCGTGGAAGGGGAGCGGTATGGCAAGGTCATGGGCCGCAATGCGGCACGTGCTTTCGCCTTGCTGGCCACCGCTGCGATTGGCGGCACGGCGCCAGGGCTGGCGGCGAGGCTCCCCCAGTTCCCAGGGGCTGCCCTTGCCGCCGTACAGGCCGAGTCTCAACTGGGAGTCCGGCTCGCGGCGATCGGGGGCGTGGAGACGGTCGCGGTGAGCGCGGAGTCCATCACCATCGCGATGGCGCCTGGAGCGGTGGCCATGGCGGCCAATGGAGGACGCGCGGGTGGCACCAGGGCCTGGGCTTCGTTCAGCGGGTTCAAGAAGGCCATGGGCCCGGCCGGCCCGGGCCAGGAGTGGCACCACATCGTCGAGCAGACGCCGGGTAACGTGAAACGCTTCGGGCCTCAGGCGGTTCACAACCCCGGCAATGTCATTCCGTTGGAAAAGGCCCTTCACTCTCGTATCAGCTCGTTCTACTCGACGATCCGGCGCGAACTGACGGGCTCGTCCTTGACTGTGCGACAGTGGCTGAGCACGCAGTCGTACGAGGCGCAGCGCGAATTCGGGTTGCAGGCCATCGAGAAGTTCAGCAAGGGAATCTGGCGATGA
- a CDS encoding DUF2019 domain-containing protein has translation MKLEALVEQFALNVAAQTEATWRSDARSANKHARKYGAAVDKLLAHGDAGRDALLVLLQHERMDVRVMAAAHLLRYRTAEAKAILEEAAKGEGMIPFCAQQALKRWEDGTWALDRPDLRQEK, from the coding sequence ATGAAGCTGGAGGCGCTGGTCGAACAGTTCGCGCTGAACGTGGCCGCTCAGACCGAGGCCACCTGGCGAAGCGATGCCAGGAGCGCGAACAAGCACGCCAGGAAGTACGGGGCTGCGGTCGACAAGCTGTTGGCTCATGGAGATGCAGGACGGGATGCACTCCTCGTCCTGCTCCAGCATGAGCGGATGGACGTTCGGGTCATGGCCGCCGCGCACCTGCTCCGATACCGCACGGCCGAAGCCAAGGCGATCCTGGAGGAGGCGGCGAAGGGCGAGGGGATGATTCCGTTCTGTGCCCAGCAGGCCTTGAAGCGGTGGGAAGACGGCACCTGGGCGCTCGACAGGCCCGACTTACGTCAGGAGAAATGA
- a CDS encoding PaaI family thioesterase has product MDDLQEFARQVFASQPFSQFLGAQLASSGPGTAELRLPIVDQLKQQHGFVHGGVLSYLADNSITFAGGLALGGNALTSEYKINYLKPAVGTLLIARAQAKAAGKRQAVCQCEVFAVKDGVETLCAIAQGTVVSAA; this is encoded by the coding sequence GTGGATGACCTTCAGGAGTTCGCGCGTCAGGTGTTCGCGTCGCAGCCCTTCAGCCAGTTCCTCGGGGCACAGCTCGCCAGTTCCGGGCCTGGGACCGCGGAGCTGCGGCTGCCCATCGTGGACCAGCTGAAGCAGCAGCACGGCTTCGTCCACGGGGGCGTGCTCAGCTACCTCGCGGACAACTCCATCACGTTCGCCGGAGGGCTGGCGCTGGGCGGCAACGCGCTGACCTCCGAGTACAAGATCAACTACCTGAAGCCCGCCGTGGGGACGTTGCTCATCGCCCGGGCCCAGGCGAAGGCCGCCGGCAAGCGGCAGGCCGTCTGTCAATGCGAGGTGTTCGCCGTGAAGGATGGCGTGGAGACGCTGTGTGCCATTGCGCAGGGCACGGTGGTCTCCGCGGCCTGA
- a CDS encoding nucleic acid/nucleotide deaminase domain-containing protein — MAKCPKCTGKKNDTISADIKLCVTHYVEEYVKPRQQALPANQRFSRLGNKQNEAGQLLAQKLQGTGAPLQASTNQYDDFWYGPGFDKVAEANEFGTCVAFCAFGTELIMATNDDSTFNAGMRMEKLVKIASAVSGSQDLITAPTSFVFLSQAAPVQYQWGPNATLQPVVGWAPAFNCDTRNTVHAEMRILEYLHQANAGNARADVYIAISKPCCVKCESIMAAYNAWGLGVVTVARQGSLTGIFGQWKIPAALKNLTQTIPYWRTLKNANM; from the coding sequence ATGGCCAAGTGTCCGAAGTGCACTGGCAAGAAGAACGACACCATCTCGGCGGACATCAAGCTGTGCGTCACGCATTACGTCGAGGAGTACGTCAAGCCCCGGCAGCAGGCCCTGCCCGCCAACCAGCGCTTCTCCCGGCTGGGCAACAAACAGAACGAGGCGGGCCAGTTGCTTGCGCAGAAGCTGCAAGGCACCGGCGCGCCCCTTCAAGCCAGCACGAATCAATACGATGACTTCTGGTACGGCCCGGGGTTCGACAAGGTCGCGGAGGCGAACGAGTTCGGGACGTGCGTGGCCTTCTGTGCCTTTGGCACGGAGCTCATCATGGCCACCAACGACGACAGCACCTTCAACGCCGGAATGCGGATGGAGAAGCTCGTCAAGATCGCCAGTGCCGTGTCGGGCAGCCAGGACCTGATCACCGCGCCCACTTCATTCGTCTTCCTGAGCCAGGCCGCCCCGGTGCAATACCAGTGGGGCCCGAACGCGACGCTTCAGCCCGTGGTGGGCTGGGCCCCGGCCTTCAACTGTGACACCCGGAACACGGTCCACGCGGAGATGCGCATCCTGGAGTACCTGCACCAGGCGAACGCGGGCAATGCCAGGGCGGATGTCTACATCGCCATCAGCAAGCCCTGCTGCGTGAAGTGCGAGTCCATCATGGCCGCGTACAACGCCTGGGGCCTGGGCGTGGTGACGGTCGCGCGCCAGGGAAGCCTCACCGGCATCTTCGGCCAGTGGAAGATCCCCGCCGCCCTGAAGAATCTCACCCAGACCATTCCGTACTGGCGGACGCTCAAGAACGCCAACATGTAG
- a CDS encoding DUF2267 domain-containing protein, whose protein sequence is MADPNIPRAGQQVESHTHRGTAVPLDERRRMRHESRTSQTYKAFLKYLCDVGSFPDEQAAQEAAVSVLCVLEQRLFGEEDNDLEAQLPHKLRELLVRCDRHEAGPPPHKFGRDEMLAMVSTDLDVEPEDAEAIVRAVFSAVQAQISTGESDDISGELPPDLRDLWTHPS, encoded by the coding sequence ATGGCAGACCCAAACATCCCCAGAGCGGGGCAGCAGGTAGAGAGCCACACGCATCGCGGGACGGCCGTCCCGCTCGACGAGCGCCGCCGCATGCGCCACGAGTCCCGCACGTCGCAGACCTACAAGGCCTTCCTCAAATACCTGTGCGACGTGGGCTCGTTCCCGGACGAGCAGGCCGCCCAGGAAGCCGCCGTCTCCGTGCTGTGCGTGCTCGAGCAACGCCTCTTCGGCGAGGAGGACAACGACCTGGAGGCGCAGCTGCCGCACAAGCTCCGCGAGCTGTTGGTGCGGTGTGATCGCCACGAGGCCGGGCCGCCGCCCCACAAGTTCGGCCGGGATGAGATGCTGGCGATGGTCTCCACGGACCTGGACGTGGAGCCCGAGGACGCTGAAGCCATCGTCCGCGCGGTCTTCAGCGCCGTCCAGGCACAGATCTCCACCGGGGAGAGCGACGACATCTCCGGAGAACTGCCGCCAGACCTCCGCGACCTGTGGACCCACCCCAGCTGA